One genomic window of Haloarchaeobius salinus includes the following:
- a CDS encoding type II secretion system F family protein, which yields MSLSDDDRPTLGANRDALLDQVCYALFSRHADRTRHDGDRDRYRGTDLHVPFDLYLSRLYALSWLAAAVGFLVGASLALALRSATLRGVADFVQIGLPLLSPGSVPVVSQAAVAVGVGLLVAAATKLGTRLVGGRYLQWLVAARRSAIEATLPGAVRYLRALSTGSDDQREMLRKVAANREAYGETAVACRTVLNKAELTGSLDDGLRIVARDTPSRDALAPFLLKFREHADQGSAELTSYLRMEARMLGHRQSRDRNRAEGFLELLAELFIVLLVLPALLVIVLTVMSVLTPGLNQPASTPLGQVTPRAVLVYGSGFFVLAVGACAAALVASLRPPTGRPSYRRPAGLLDLLGTATTNPSSAAVVWALPAALFALIVFTAGERPLAAALLGYVAYAVPVGLVATRRARIDDAKDREIKDFVHAVSGHVALGRPFAEAVDLVARDVDLGPLDEDVADLAFNATLTTREGDLRAAALERFVDRVGTPLAEQTMGLVTGALDAGSDVETVFDTLQTEVGRLYHEKKSLRNAMLVYVAVGWTVALLVVGIMVAVNGYVLDSFTQLSAVSTPGTGFVLDSDAVDVSREHYRFYVVTQCTMLASGWFAGVANRDRYDALLQSGLLVLVAHVVFRGAGMV from the coding sequence GTGAGCCTCTCCGACGACGACCGCCCCACGCTCGGCGCGAACCGGGACGCCCTCCTCGACCAGGTCTGTTACGCGCTGTTCTCGCGCCACGCCGACCGGACCCGCCACGACGGCGACCGGGATCGCTACCGGGGCACCGACCTGCACGTGCCGTTCGACCTCTACCTCTCGCGGCTCTACGCGCTGTCGTGGCTCGCGGCGGCCGTCGGTTTCCTCGTCGGGGCCTCGCTCGCCCTGGCGCTACGGTCGGCGACGCTCCGGGGCGTCGCCGACTTCGTCCAGATCGGGCTCCCTCTGCTATCGCCGGGGTCCGTCCCGGTGGTCTCCCAGGCGGCGGTCGCGGTCGGCGTGGGGCTCCTCGTCGCGGCCGCGACCAAGCTCGGCACCCGACTGGTCGGCGGGCGCTACCTGCAGTGGCTCGTCGCGGCACGGCGGTCCGCCATCGAGGCGACACTGCCCGGGGCGGTCCGGTACCTCCGGGCGCTCTCGACCGGCAGCGACGACCAGCGCGAGATGCTCCGGAAGGTCGCGGCAAACCGGGAGGCCTACGGCGAGACGGCCGTCGCCTGTCGGACGGTCCTGAACAAGGCCGAACTGACGGGCAGTCTCGACGACGGCCTCCGCATCGTCGCCCGCGACACACCGTCGCGGGACGCGCTCGCCCCCTTCCTCCTGAAGTTCCGCGAGCACGCCGACCAGGGGTCTGCCGAACTGACCAGCTACCTCCGGATGGAGGCGCGGATGCTCGGCCATCGGCAGTCCCGCGACCGGAACCGCGCCGAGGGGTTCCTCGAACTGCTCGCCGAGCTGTTCATCGTCCTGCTGGTGCTGCCGGCGCTGCTCGTCATCGTCCTCACCGTGATGAGCGTCCTGACGCCCGGACTGAACCAGCCGGCGAGCACGCCGCTCGGTCAGGTGACGCCCCGGGCCGTCCTCGTCTACGGTTCCGGGTTCTTCGTGCTGGCTGTCGGGGCCTGCGCCGCCGCGCTCGTCGCGAGCCTGCGGCCGCCGACGGGGCGGCCGTCGTACCGCCGGCCCGCCGGCCTCCTCGATCTGCTCGGGACCGCGACGACGAACCCGTCGAGCGCCGCCGTCGTCTGGGCGCTCCCGGCCGCGCTGTTCGCACTCATCGTCTTCACGGCGGGCGAGCGCCCCCTCGCCGCCGCCCTGCTCGGCTACGTCGCATACGCCGTCCCGGTCGGGCTGGTCGCCACCCGGCGTGCGCGCATCGACGACGCGAAGGACCGCGAGATCAAGGACTTCGTCCACGCCGTCTCGGGCCACGTCGCGCTCGGCCGGCCGTTCGCCGAGGCCGTCGACCTGGTCGCCCGCGACGTGGACCTCGGCCCGCTCGACGAGGACGTCGCCGACCTCGCGTTCAACGCGACGCTGACAACCCGCGAGGGCGACCTCCGTGCGGCGGCGTTGGAGCGGTTCGTCGACCGCGTGGGCACGCCGCTGGCCGAGCAGACGATGGGGCTGGTGACCGGTGCGCTCGACGCCGGCAGCGACGTGGAGACGGTGTTCGACACGCTCCAGACCGAGGTCGGCCGGCTCTACCACGAGAAGAAGTCGCTCCGGAACGCGATGCTCGTCTACGTCGCGGTCGGCTGGACCGTCGCACTGCTCGTCGTCGGCATCATGGTCGCCGTCAACGGCTACGTGCTCGACAGCTTCACCCAGCTCTCGGCGGTCTCGACACCGGGCACCGGCTTCGTCCTCGATTCGGACGCGGTCGACGTCTCCCGGGAGCACTACCGCTTCTACGTCGTCACGCAGTGTACGATGCTGGCCAGCGGCTGGTTCGCGGGCGTCGCAAACCGCGACCGGTACGACGCCCTGCTCCAGTCCGGCCTGCTCGTTCTCGTCGCACACGTCGTGTTCAGGGGGGCGGGGATGGTATGA
- a CDS encoding DUF7289 family protein translates to MTGWHRPSVERGQSNVVGVALLLGITVVALGVLTASIGLAVDAGTGAADAARVGDDVDDALRPVEVTGEHVGSVRATDGQLRTVARDVRVLNDSGTVARLEADALVYETDGQRVTFLAGGVVRGEGRGARLATEPPVVATPDGDVLVFGVATLGADRTSVDFAGEPVRLRTNVTHERRPLGSDEYRLAIETETPAAWRSYFRDLGATVTDRDLDGDGVDSVVATFPDERTAYLVVHALNLEVGDA, encoded by the coding sequence ATGACGGGCTGGCACCGACCATCGGTCGAACGTGGACAGTCGAACGTCGTCGGCGTCGCGCTGCTGCTCGGTATCACCGTCGTCGCCCTCGGCGTCCTCACGGCGAGCATCGGGCTCGCGGTCGACGCAGGCACGGGTGCAGCCGACGCCGCACGGGTCGGTGACGACGTCGACGACGCGCTCAGGCCGGTCGAGGTGACCGGCGAGCACGTCGGGTCGGTCCGGGCGACCGACGGCCAGCTCAGGACCGTCGCCCGCGACGTGCGCGTGCTGAACGACTCCGGTACCGTCGCCCGTCTCGAAGCTGACGCGCTCGTCTACGAGACGGACGGCCAGCGCGTGACGTTCCTCGCCGGTGGCGTCGTGCGCGGTGAGGGGCGCGGTGCCCGACTCGCCACCGAGCCGCCTGTCGTCGCCACCCCGGACGGCGACGTGCTCGTCTTCGGCGTCGCGACCCTCGGCGCGGACCGGACGAGCGTCGACTTCGCCGGCGAACCCGTCCGGCTCCGCACGAACGTCACGCACGAGCGTCGTCCCCTCGGTTCCGACGAGTACCGGCTGGCCATCGAGACCGAGACGCCGGCGGCGTGGCGTTCGTACTTCCGTGACCTCGGCGCGACCGTCACCGACCGCGACCTCGACGGGGACGGTGTCGACAGCGTCGTCGCGACGTTCCCGGACGAGCGGACCGCATACCTGGTCGTCCACGCGCTGAATCTGGAGGTGGGCGATGCGTAG
- a CDS encoding DUF7266 family protein, whose product MRSGRSGRPRDGRAVSPVVGKTLEIGVVVLYIGLLSTTLYGGVVPDFRSTAGDELADRTLAGATQEIEDAVPPGSMTAVDVRRRVELPRTVRGEPYHVRTDDRTLVLDHPDPNVGTETTLAVPAAVVRVEGSWSSTAEAFVVVERTDAGLVVRLARGEAS is encoded by the coding sequence ATGCGTAGCGGGCGCTCGGGCCGTCCCCGCGACGGACGTGCCGTCTCGCCGGTCGTCGGGAAGACGCTCGAGATCGGCGTCGTCGTCCTCTACATCGGGCTCCTGTCGACGACGCTGTACGGCGGTGTCGTCCCCGACTTCAGGTCGACGGCGGGCGACGAGCTGGCGGACCGCACGCTCGCCGGGGCGACACAGGAGATCGAGGACGCGGTGCCGCCGGGCTCGATGACGGCGGTCGACGTCCGGCGGCGGGTCGAGCTCCCCCGGACCGTCCGGGGCGAGCCGTACCACGTCCGCACCGACGACCGTACGCTCGTCCTCGACCACCCGGACCCCAACGTGGGCACCGAGACGACGCTCGCGGTGCCCGCCGCGGTCGTCCGGGTCGAGGGCTCGTGGTCGAGCACCGCCGAGGCGTTCGTCGTCGTCGAGCGGACCGACGCGGGGCTGGTCGTCCGACTGGCACGGGGTGAGGCGTCGTGA
- a CDS encoding DUF7263 family protein, whose translation MTEFETVRTNRGQANLVALGVALLALTAVLGVALVVADGAFAGADREPGEHRLANSLSDRLVDGTGPLTTRTNVLNATAVDDLDGDALADSFPVVEGRDVRVRLDGETVAWTGDVTDGSTVRRIVLVEREETVTTTPNLDRDAVTLPRRTDRVTLDVDPPTGTRLTTVRANGRVVAHDPAGLTGNVTVSVSRFETTTLAFDANGTLPTGSVRLTYHPTRTIKALLVVTVDD comes from the coding sequence GTGACCGAGTTCGAAACCGTCCGGACGAACCGGGGGCAGGCGAACCTCGTCGCCCTCGGCGTGGCGCTGCTCGCGCTCACGGCCGTGCTCGGCGTCGCACTCGTCGTCGCCGACGGTGCGTTCGCCGGTGCCGACCGCGAACCGGGCGAGCACAGGCTCGCGAACTCGCTGTCGGACCGACTCGTCGACGGCACCGGGCCGTTGACCACCCGTACGAACGTGCTGAACGCGACCGCGGTCGACGACCTCGACGGCGACGCGCTCGCGGACTCGTTCCCGGTGGTCGAGGGGCGGGACGTGCGGGTCCGACTCGACGGCGAGACTGTCGCCTGGACCGGGGACGTGACCGACGGGTCGACCGTCCGTCGTATCGTCCTCGTCGAACGCGAGGAGACGGTGACGACAACGCCGAACCTCGACCGCGACGCGGTGACTCTCCCACGACGGACCGACCGTGTCACACTGGACGTCGACCCGCCGACCGGCACGCGACTCACGACGGTCCGCGCGAACGGCCGCGTCGTCGCGCACGACCCGGCCGGCCTGACGGGGAACGTCACGGTCTCCGTCTCGCGCTTCGAGACGACGACACTCGCGTTCGACGCGAACGGGACGCTCCCGACCGGTAGCGTGCGGCTCACCTACCACCCGACGCGGACGATCAAGGCACTGCTCGTGGTGACCGTCGATGACTGA
- a CDS encoding DUF7262 family protein has translation MTERAQLSLPAVEAAIGVLLVLAVVATFALPVADGDTTEAQLDTYAGDAATVLSGEPPRHGGATRLSEVARSETSFEREHEALERRVERILPDNLLYRVETPHGAVGYRVPAGVSVGVATVPTGRGEVTIRVWYV, from the coding sequence ATGACTGAGCGTGCACAGCTGTCGCTGCCCGCCGTCGAGGCCGCCATCGGCGTGTTGCTCGTGCTCGCCGTCGTCGCGACGTTCGCCCTGCCGGTCGCCGACGGCGACACGACTGAGGCACAGCTCGACACCTACGCGGGCGACGCGGCGACGGTGCTCTCGGGGGAACCCCCGCGACACGGCGGGGCGACGCGGCTCTCCGAGGTCGCCCGGTCCGAGACCTCGTTCGAGCGCGAGCACGAGGCGCTGGAGCGGCGCGTCGAGCGCATCCTGCCGGACAACCTCCTGTACCGCGTCGAGACCCCGCATGGCGCGGTCGGCTATCGCGTCCCGGCGGGCGTCTCGGTCGGCGTCGCGACGGTGCCGACGGGTCGGGGAGAGGTGACGATACGGGTGTGGTACGTATGA
- a CDS encoding DUF7261 family protein produces the protein MMRVPRRAQLVLAAAGVLAVALLPLTFAYLQLGAHPDIDASEDAASSVRDGVRVLERAVHEAGSDATGQSWADRGESAATVREMLAPRFRSLEASRVAEGVAYEVALNDSAASAWAAEHCPSGPDRQFGDCEAVDGVVVQERAGETTVLAVAVDLTVTTRDGVSAVTVVVPVVG, from the coding sequence ATGATGCGGGTCCCACGACGCGCGCAGCTCGTCCTCGCGGCCGCCGGCGTCCTCGCGGTCGCGTTGCTACCGCTGACGTTCGCGTACCTCCAGCTCGGTGCCCACCCTGACATCGACGCGAGCGAGGACGCCGCGAGCTCGGTCCGCGACGGTGTCCGCGTGCTCGAGCGGGCCGTCCACGAGGCGGGGAGCGACGCGACGGGGCAGTCGTGGGCTGACCGAGGGGAAAGTGCGGCGACCGTCCGCGAGATGCTCGCACCCCGATTCCGGTCGCTCGAGGCGTCCCGGGTCGCGGAGGGCGTCGCCTACGAGGTGGCGTTGAACGACTCGGCGGCGAGCGCGTGGGCGGCCGAACACTGCCCGTCCGGTCCCGACCGGCAGTTCGGGGACTGCGAGGCCGTCGACGGCGTCGTCGTGCAGGAGCGCGCCGGCGAGACGACCGTGCTCGCCGTCGCGGTGGACCTGACGGTGACGACGCGCGACGGTGTCTCGGCGGTGACGGTGGTCGTGCCGGTCGTGGGGTGA
- a CDS encoding pyridoxal phosphate-dependent decarboxylase family protein has protein sequence MDRSALPDAAFVDPGGGNADAVRHLSESVLDSLLDQLTTADERSPMPADPAVPAAEVPDSSRPTDAILDDLDDVIAGSMNPAHPGYIGHMDTVPTTVSALGDLVAAAINNNMLSVEMSPVLSTLEVDLTDAIAAEFGLGPDAGGVLTSGGSLANLHALAVARNHAFDVHEGGLTATTHLPVILASEVAHTSLQKAAMILGLGTDAVVPVETDANSRMEPDALDAAVEAAEADGRDPFCVVATAGTTTTGNIDPLPEIRDVAAARGLWFHVDAAYGGALVFSERERDRLAGIEAANSVTFNPQKWCYVAKTCAMVLFAEMDHLHDEFRVGAPYMRGEDAIPNLGELSVQGTRHADVLKLWLTFQHLGRAGLTQLVDESYRLTDLLFERVRTHPALEAATEPDMNLCCFRAAPDWCPAEELDDLNGRVQESLLREHDVFVSLPTYRGSRWLRVALLNPYTDATTVDRLVGGIEAFLDGERD, from the coding sequence ATGGACCGGTCCGCACTCCCCGACGCGGCCTTCGTCGACCCGGGCGGCGGGAACGCCGACGCGGTACGGCACCTCTCCGAGTCGGTGCTCGACTCCCTGCTCGACCAGCTGACGACGGCCGACGAGCGCTCACCGATGCCGGCCGACCCGGCGGTCCCGGCTGCCGAAGTCCCCGACTCGTCCCGACCGACCGACGCCATCCTCGACGATCTGGACGACGTGATCGCCGGCTCGATGAACCCCGCACATCCGGGGTACATCGGCCACATGGACACCGTCCCGACGACCGTCTCGGCGCTCGGCGATCTCGTCGCGGCCGCCATCAACAACAACATGCTCAGCGTCGAGATGTCGCCGGTGCTCTCCACCCTGGAGGTCGACCTGACCGACGCCATCGCCGCCGAGTTCGGCCTCGGACCCGACGCCGGTGGCGTGCTCACGAGCGGCGGCAGCCTCGCCAACCTCCACGCGCTCGCCGTGGCCCGCAACCACGCGTTCGACGTACACGAGGGGGGCCTCACCGCGACCACCCACCTGCCCGTGATTCTCGCATCCGAAGTCGCACACACCTCGCTCCAGAAGGCCGCGATGATCCTCGGGCTGGGCACCGACGCCGTCGTCCCCGTCGAGACGGACGCCAACTCCCGCATGGAACCCGACGCGCTCGACGCCGCCGTCGAGGCCGCCGAAGCGGACGGCCGCGACCCGTTCTGCGTCGTCGCCACTGCGGGCACGACGACAACCGGGAACATCGACCCGCTCCCCGAGATTCGGGACGTGGCAGCAGCGCGGGGGCTCTGGTTCCACGTCGACGCCGCCTACGGTGGCGCGCTCGTCTTCTCCGAGCGGGAGCGTGACCGCCTCGCCGGCATCGAGGCCGCCAACTCCGTCACGTTCAACCCGCAGAAGTGGTGCTACGTCGCAAAGACCTGCGCGATGGTCCTGTTCGCCGAGATGGACCATCTCCACGACGAGTTCCGCGTCGGCGCACCCTACATGCGGGGCGAGGATGCGATTCCGAACCTCGGGGAGCTGAGCGTGCAGGGGACCCGCCACGCCGACGTGCTCAAGCTCTGGCTCACGTTCCAGCACCTCGGTCGGGCCGGGCTGACACAGCTCGTCGACGAGAGCTACCGGCTCACAGACCTCCTTTTCGAGCGAGTCCGGACACATCCCGCGCTCGAAGCCGCCACCGAGCCCGACATGAACCTGTGCTGCTTCCGTGCGGCCCCCGACTGGTGTCCAGCCGAGGAACTGGACGACCTCAACGGCCGGGTGCAGGAGAGCCTGCTTCGGGAGCACGACGTGTTCGTCTCCCTGCCGACCTACCGGGGGAGTCGGTGGCTCCGCGTCGCCCTGTTGAACCCCTACACCGACGCGACGACGGTCGACCGGCTGGTCGGCGGTATCGAGGCGTTCCTCGACGGCGAGCGAGACTGA
- a CDS encoding arylsulfotransferase family protein, translated as MLLVCSATLVVGYTGVLGDERVDVAQAVSNGDIEPQVRGGEAVTRTDDAEPVVEPRENVTVVATDSNTWLGDAQQGPRANAELIAFDTDGSVLYYEDDHTRYWDVDPVPGTEATVEFLYADHLSPSECGGESACTRNGIERVNLTTGESTDVYSRVTPGKHSTRWHDGDRVDGERYAVADIAEDRLFVANTTTGHVEWAWDAQTEFDPASSGGPYPEDWTHVNDVEVLPDGRFMASLRNHDQVVFVDPETGMDGEWTLGSDGDHGTLYEQHNPDYIPESAGGPAVVVADSENSRLVEYQRDDGEWNRTWSWADQRLQWGRDADRLPNGHTLVADSNGNRVFEVDRDGEIVWSADVAFPYEVERLGTGDESTGGPSAASADLESRTPGETAEGGSPGLLTSVWLTIRSTFAGPYLSAVFYVLPYWMGAAEALALLGFVLVGAAWVVTELYWAPYTVTVRSPVRLRSTGAEAMSVGAAEDGGGDGTDTDEPTTGGTNEGSAESGHEDVDGTDQEDT; from the coding sequence GTGCTTCTCGTCTGCAGTGCCACGCTCGTCGTCGGGTACACCGGGGTACTGGGAGACGAGCGCGTGGACGTGGCGCAGGCCGTCTCGAACGGCGATATCGAGCCGCAGGTCCGCGGCGGCGAGGCGGTGACGCGGACCGACGACGCCGAACCGGTCGTCGAGCCCCGGGAGAACGTGACGGTCGTCGCTACCGACTCGAACACGTGGCTCGGTGATGCCCAACAGGGGCCGCGCGCGAACGCGGAGCTGATCGCCTTCGACACGGACGGGAGCGTCCTGTACTACGAGGACGACCACACGCGCTACTGGGACGTGGACCCGGTTCCGGGGACCGAGGCGACCGTGGAGTTCCTCTACGCCGACCACCTCTCGCCGTCGGAGTGCGGTGGGGAGTCAGCGTGTACCCGGAACGGCATCGAGCGGGTGAACCTGACGACGGGCGAGTCGACCGACGTGTACAGCCGGGTGACGCCGGGCAAGCACTCGACGCGCTGGCACGACGGCGACCGGGTGGACGGCGAGCGCTACGCCGTCGCGGACATCGCCGAGGACCGGCTGTTCGTCGCGAACACGACGACCGGGCACGTCGAGTGGGCGTGGGACGCACAGACCGAGTTCGACCCGGCGAGCAGCGGCGGTCCGTACCCGGAGGACTGGACCCACGTCAACGACGTCGAGGTGCTGCCCGACGGGCGGTTCATGGCGAGTCTGCGGAACCACGACCAGGTGGTGTTCGTCGACCCCGAGACGGGCATGGACGGGGAGTGGACGCTCGGGAGCGACGGCGACCACGGGACGCTGTACGAACAGCACAACCCGGACTACATCCCCGAGTCGGCGGGCGGGCCGGCGGTCGTCGTCGCGGACTCGGAGAACAGCCGCCTGGTGGAGTACCAGCGGGATGACGGCGAGTGGAACCGGACGTGGAGCTGGGCGGACCAGCGACTCCAGTGGGGTCGTGACGCCGACCGGCTCCCGAACGGGCACACGCTCGTCGCGGACTCGAACGGGAACCGCGTGTTCGAGGTCGACCGCGACGGCGAGATCGTCTGGAGCGCCGACGTGGCGTTCCCGTACGAGGTCGAACGACTGGGCACGGGCGACGAGAGTACGGGTGGCCCGAGCGCCGCGTCGGCCGACCTCGAATCGCGGACGCCCGGGGAGACGGCCGAGGGTGGGTCGCCCGGGCTGCTGACCTCGGTGTGGCTGACGATCCGGTCGACGTTCGCGGGGCCGTACCTGAGTGCCGTGTTCTACGTCCTCCCGTACTGGATGGGGGCCGCGGAGGCGCTGGCGCTCCTCGGGTTCGTGCTCGTCGGGGCGGCGTGGGTCGTCACGGAGCTGTACTGGGCCCCCTACACGGTCACGGTGCGGTCGCCGGTCCGGCTTCGCTCGACGGGTGCCGAGGCGATGTCGGTCGGGGCCGCCGAGGACGGCGGCGGTGACGGGACGGACACCGACGAGCCGACGACTGGCGGTACGAACGAGGGGTCGGCGGAGAGTGGCCACGAGGACGTGGACGGAACCGATCAGGAAGACACATGA
- a CDS encoding ArnT family glycosyltransferase gives MTGLDTPADGDEEEPAATEPGGRVPLDTAQSWLVAAVVAATVAYLAYVLTHPYPAYGAGLYMQIADEITGAGFALPETIPQYTEDGVPFAYPPLLFYALAGLRSAGANAIVVSRFAPGLFVILAVVPYYFIARELLDSRRVAGFATFLFACAPAVLQWHLSAGGLVRAPSFLFAICGVYTGIRTYRDDRRWAVPSAVLFGLTVLSHPVYTVFFGLSHVLLFLAFDRTPRGLVVGALVATAGALIAAPWWVMVVSRYGPDVFLAASGTHSGLGGGLERVLFGVLFTASLDMTLYHFLLMFAAGWYFVWNRRFFLPAWFVTTGYLIGKRRFLLVAGSMMAAVFVYGWVVPRVVAAVAARRGEWGHSRLWGADLALDVDSLGRVVPVATVAVVATLALTSGVVYAMGLTDPVATDRPPQPAFMDEQDQEAMDWIDVHTGADEEFVVLGDSAEWFPLFSNRTLLVGPWGVEWKSSEEYGEQMERYRAVSECATATCLTRTLERTNVTADYVYVPNESYTVRGEQVRPSEGLHQSLVESPRYQLSFENDGVLVFHVVDACNDGRELTGQDRLTCLHAALDGAPVGALTS, from the coding sequence ATGACTGGGTTGGACACACCCGCGGACGGGGACGAGGAGGAACCGGCAGCCACGGAACCGGGCGGACGGGTGCCGCTCGACACCGCGCAGTCGTGGCTGGTTGCTGCCGTGGTCGCCGCGACCGTCGCCTATCTCGCGTACGTCCTGACCCACCCCTATCCAGCCTACGGGGCCGGACTGTACATGCAGATCGCCGACGAGATCACCGGGGCGGGCTTCGCGCTCCCGGAGACCATCCCGCAGTACACCGAGGATGGCGTCCCGTTCGCCTACCCGCCGCTGCTGTTCTACGCCCTCGCCGGGCTCCGGTCGGCCGGTGCGAACGCGATAGTGGTGAGCCGGTTCGCCCCCGGACTCTTCGTCATCCTGGCCGTCGTCCCGTACTACTTCATCGCTCGCGAACTGCTCGACTCGCGTCGCGTGGCCGGGTTCGCGACGTTCCTCTTCGCGTGTGCGCCGGCGGTTCTGCAGTGGCACCTCTCCGCCGGCGGCCTCGTTCGTGCGCCGTCGTTCCTGTTCGCGATCTGTGGGGTGTACACGGGTATCCGGACGTACCGCGACGACCGTCGCTGGGCGGTTCCCTCGGCTGTGCTGTTCGGCCTGACGGTGCTCTCGCACCCGGTGTACACCGTGTTCTTCGGGCTCAGTCACGTGCTGTTGTTCCTCGCGTTCGACCGGACGCCGAGAGGGCTCGTCGTCGGAGCGCTCGTCGCCACCGCGGGGGCCCTCATCGCCGCACCGTGGTGGGTCATGGTCGTCTCCCGGTACGGCCCCGACGTGTTCCTGGCTGCATCGGGCACCCACAGCGGCCTGGGCGGTGGACTCGAACGCGTCCTGTTCGGGGTCCTGTTCACCGCCAGCCTCGACATGACGCTGTACCACTTCCTGTTGATGTTCGCCGCCGGCTGGTACTTCGTGTGGAACCGTCGGTTCTTCCTGCCCGCGTGGTTCGTCACGACCGGCTACCTCATCGGCAAGCGGCGGTTCCTGCTGGTCGCCGGCTCGATGATGGCCGCCGTCTTCGTCTACGGGTGGGTGGTCCCACGCGTCGTGGCGGCCGTCGCCGCCCGTCGTGGTGAGTGGGGCCACTCGAGACTGTGGGGAGCGGACCTCGCTCTGGACGTGGACTCGCTCGGACGCGTCGTCCCGGTGGCGACGGTCGCGGTGGTCGCTACGCTCGCGCTCACGTCGGGCGTCGTCTACGCGATGGGTCTGACCGACCCGGTCGCCACCGACCGACCGCCCCAGCCGGCGTTCATGGACGAGCAGGACCAGGAGGCGATGGACTGGATCGACGTTCACACCGGTGCCGACGAGGAGTTCGTCGTGCTCGGGGACAGCGCCGAGTGGTTCCCGCTCTTTTCCAACCGGACGCTCCTCGTCGGGCCGTGGGGGGTCGAGTGGAAGTCCTCGGAGGAGTACGGGGAGCAGATGGAGCGCTATCGGGCCGTCTCGGAGTGCGCGACGGCCACCTGCCTCACGCGGACGCTCGAGCGGACGAACGTGACCGCGGACTACGTCTACGTGCCCAACGAGAGCTACACCGTCCGTGGCGAACAGGTACGACCCTCGGAGGGGCTCCACCAGTCGCTCGTGGAGTCCCCACGGTATCAACTCTCGTTCGAGAACGACGGTGTGCTCGTGTTCCACGTCGTCGACGCCTGCAATGATGGCCGGGAGCTGACCGGGCAGGACCGCCTGACGTGTTTGCACGCCGCCCTCGACGGAGCGCCGGTGGGCGCTCTCACATCCTGA
- a CDS encoding sigma factor-like helix-turn-helix DNA-binding protein, which translates to MPTTTPFPQSLVDDAARDHGVDPDRLADALATIHDDLADGGDAITQHYDDEYDQPWHTTDDGLATVLYVGTDVWNQLADRLDLSGELCDAAMAVHAAFAADVMDESVPGSEALVLPSDAVGSLVRAGLSPRQAQVQVLRDDGRSQAAIAEELGLDLGTVKTHCHRIDTKVREARALLEAVDSGGG; encoded by the coding sequence ATGCCCACGACGACACCCTTCCCGCAGTCGCTCGTCGACGACGCGGCGCGCGACCACGGCGTCGACCCGGACCGCCTCGCCGACGCGCTCGCGACCATCCACGACGACCTCGCCGACGGCGGCGACGCCATCACACAGCACTACGACGACGAGTACGACCAGCCCTGGCACACCACCGACGACGGACTGGCCACGGTGCTGTACGTCGGCACGGACGTCTGGAACCAGCTGGCCGACCGACTCGACCTGTCCGGCGAGCTGTGCGACGCCGCGATGGCCGTCCACGCCGCGTTCGCCGCTGACGTGATGGACGAGTCCGTCCCCGGCAGCGAGGCGCTCGTCCTCCCGAGCGATGCGGTCGGGTCGCTCGTCCGCGCCGGGCTCTCCCCCCGACAGGCACAGGTGCAGGTACTCCGCGACGACGGCCGGTCACAGGCGGCCATCGCCGAGGAACTCGGCCTCGACCTCGGCACCGTCAAGACCCACTGCCACCGCATCGACACGAAGGTCAGGGAGGCGCGGGCGCTGCTCGAAGCCGTCGACTCTGGCGGGGGGTAA
- a CDS encoding HalOD1 output domain-containing protein: MAASDDGTYPEPVARVAHDFSIGESVSTTVATALGRAAGRDPARIRPLYDHIDTDALDALVAHGIENGCGHCVSVDFSVDEFDVCVRGDGEVSVYEPF; this comes from the coding sequence ATGGCTGCAAGCGACGATGGAACCTACCCGGAACCAGTAGCGAGAGTGGCACACGACTTCAGTATCGGAGAGTCGGTCAGCACGACAGTCGCGACCGCACTCGGCCGGGCCGCGGGGCGGGACCCGGCCAGGATCCGGCCACTGTACGACCACATCGACACGGACGCGCTCGACGCACTCGTCGCCCACGGCATCGAGAACGGCTGCGGGCACTGTGTCAGCGTCGACTTCTCGGTCGACGAGTTCGACGTCTGCGTGCGGGGCGACGGCGAGGTCTCCGTGTACGAACCCTTCTGA